Proteins encoded in a region of the Brevefilum fermentans genome:
- a CDS encoding C39 family peptidase, with protein MPNAKLSKILMIVLIIIATSALLLAIYFLPPVHNRLSWRLALLRGNIYNYFYRPDEKIFIPGQQEMMSTIVLTSTATEAFPTATVQPSVTPTNFVSPTPTETQTPTPTATPLPSAIQLEGVIYEKQSFNNCGPTNLSIALTYWGWEGNQTVTAAWLKPKINDRNVMPYEMVDFVRTQTHLGAVLRWGGDRETIKKFVAAGFPVLIERGYLEEIPKDGWMGHYNVITGYDDDREVYIVQDTYPGIPNAINSYERVERHWRAFNYIYIIIYPPEQESRVFELLGPHADEASNLQHALDKARMELDYLSGQELFFGWYNVGTSLVNLQDYYGAAQAFDQAFVVYNELDPPPYRLFWYSTGAYFAYYYTGRYQVVIDLANMVLKSSAEPAIEETWVWRGRARLALGDTNGAINDFREALKWHPNWWVAKNELQSLGIWD; from the coding sequence ATGCCAAACGCCAAGCTCAGCAAGATATTAATGATCGTATTGATCATTATCGCCACCAGCGCATTATTATTAGCCATTTATTTCCTCCCTCCGGTCCATAATCGCCTTTCCTGGCGGCTCGCTTTACTACGAGGAAATATTTACAATTATTTCTACCGTCCTGACGAGAAAATTTTTATCCCAGGTCAACAAGAGATGATGAGCACAATTGTACTGACGTCTACAGCCACCGAAGCGTTTCCCACCGCTACCGTACAACCTTCAGTAACGCCCACAAATTTTGTCTCTCCAACACCAACAGAGACACAAACACCCACCCCTACAGCCACCCCACTCCCATCAGCTATTCAATTAGAAGGTGTGATTTATGAAAAGCAGAGTTTCAACAATTGCGGGCCGACTAACCTCTCCATCGCGCTGACTTATTGGGGCTGGGAAGGTAATCAGACGGTGACAGCAGCATGGTTAAAGCCAAAAATAAATGACAGAAACGTCATGCCTTATGAAATGGTAGATTTTGTTCGCACTCAAACTCACCTGGGCGCTGTGCTACGCTGGGGCGGTGATCGTGAAACCATAAAAAAATTCGTGGCTGCGGGTTTCCCGGTGCTGATTGAGCGTGGTTACCTGGAAGAAATCCCAAAAGACGGTTGGATGGGACATTATAACGTTATCACCGGATACGACGATGATCGGGAAGTTTATATCGTACAGGACACCTACCCCGGTATCCCCAATGCAATCAATAGCTATGAACGTGTTGAACGGCATTGGCGCGCTTTCAATTACATCTATATCATTATCTATCCACCCGAGCAAGAAAGTAGGGTGTTTGAGCTTCTTGGTCCACATGCCGATGAAGCCTCCAATTTGCAGCATGCTCTTGATAAAGCTCGAATGGAATTAGACTACCTTAGCGGGCAGGAGTTGTTTTTCGGCTGGTATAACGTGGGAACCAGCTTGGTAAACCTGCAAGATTACTATGGCGCTGCCCAGGCTTTTGATCAAGCCTTTGTCGTGTACAATGAGCTTGACCCGCCACCATATCGACTGTTCTGGTATTCCACTGGAGCGTATTTTGCCTATTATTACACAGGACGTTACCAGGTCGTGATCGATTTAGCTAATATGGTACTGAAATCATCTGCGGAACCCGCCATCGAAGAAACCTGGGTGTGGCGTGGACGTGCTCGATTGGCTTTGGGCGACACTAACGGCGCGATTAATGATTTCCGCGAGGCTTTAAAATGGCATCCCAACTGGTGGGTGGCAAAAAATGAGTTGCAGAGTTTAGGAATCTGGGATTAG
- a CDS encoding FmdB family zinc ribbon protein, producing MPTYTYHCENCGVRFDQFQKFTDDPLTVCPECNEPALRKVYQPVGIVFKGKGFYATDNRSPSGQTYHSDREDSGKKETESKPESKPESKSEAKAEKAKSSEA from the coding sequence ATGCCTACTTATACCTATCATTGCGAAAATTGCGGCGTGCGCTTTGACCAATTTCAGAAGTTCACCGACGACCCTCTGACCGTCTGCCCGGAGTGCAACGAACCGGCTTTGCGGAAAGTTTACCAACCCGTGGGAATTGTGTTCAAAGGCAAGGGTTTTTATGCAACGGACAACCGATCGCCCTCTGGTCAAACCTACCATAGCGATCGGGAGGATTCAGGCAAAAAGGAAACCGAGAGCAAACCAGAATCCAAACCAGAATCTAAATCTGAAGCCAAGGCTGAAAAAGCAAAGTCATCTGAAGCTTGA
- a CDS encoding C39 family peptidase yields the protein MRNPKLTRLLMGFLVVFALLALMLAVYYLPPVHERLAWRVSSLRAKVFYFFNPPGKVVFSPGQQEEMDAIVSMTLTAMPSTLTPTLKPSLAPTVLMTSTPTETRVPTITPTAIPDSVILQGVRHEYQKMNNCGPATLAMALSYWGWAGDQETTRPWLRPHPDDRNIMPEEMAAAVKIHTDLDALVRSGGDTHILKQFIAAGFPVIIERDMGDVRPNEDWTGHYGVITGYDDSRERFILQDSFVMADYPLAYVDHYRYWRAFNHIYVVIFPPEREPEVLSILGAHADVHFNLQHAEEIAQEAINELDGRDLFFAWFNLGTSRVNLGDYFAAAQAYDHAYNVVYPTIPSAARPWRMTWYQTGPYAAYYYTGRYQDVVNLATFTIVNSGVQEIEETWLWRGRARLALGDVDGAIDDFHTALKFHPGWEAALAELNNLGVSP from the coding sequence ATGCGCAATCCGAAATTAACACGGCTGCTGATGGGCTTTTTGGTCGTCTTTGCCCTGCTGGCATTGATGCTGGCTGTGTACTACCTGCCACCCGTGCACGAACGGCTGGCATGGCGGGTGTCCAGCCTGCGTGCAAAGGTGTTTTACTTTTTTAATCCTCCCGGCAAGGTAGTCTTCTCACCAGGGCAACAGGAAGAGATGGACGCCATCGTCTCCATGACATTAACTGCCATGCCGTCGACATTAACTCCCACACTTAAACCCTCACTGGCACCCACCGTGTTGATGACCTCCACCCCGACGGAGACGCGGGTTCCCACCATCACGCCAACTGCCATTCCCGACAGCGTCATCCTGCAAGGGGTGCGCCATGAATACCAGAAGATGAACAACTGTGGCCCAGCCACCCTGGCTATGGCCCTATCCTATTGGGGCTGGGCTGGCGATCAAGAGACAACCCGTCCCTGGCTGCGCCCTCATCCGGATGATCGCAACATCATGCCCGAGGAAATGGCTGCGGCTGTTAAAATCCACACCGACCTGGATGCGTTGGTGCGCTCCGGCGGTGATACACACATCCTCAAGCAGTTCATTGCTGCTGGGTTTCCCGTGATCATCGAGCGTGATATGGGCGATGTTCGCCCGAATGAGGATTGGACCGGGCATTATGGCGTCATCACCGGTTATGATGACAGCCGCGAAAGGTTCATCTTGCAGGATTCTTTTGTTATGGCGGATTATCCCCTGGCTTATGTTGATCATTACCGCTACTGGCGGGCGTTCAATCACATCTACGTGGTCATCTTTCCCCCTGAACGCGAGCCGGAAGTCCTGTCGATCCTTGGAGCGCATGCCGATGTGCACTTCAATCTCCAGCACGCCGAGGAGATAGCGCAGGAAGCCATTAACGAGCTTGATGGCCGCGATCTATTTTTCGCATGGTTCAACCTGGGCACCAGCCGGGTGAACCTGGGTGATTATTTCGCCGCCGCCCAAGCCTACGACCACGCTTATAATGTGGTCTACCCCACCATCCCATCAGCGGCGCGTCCCTGGCGGATGACCTGGTATCAAACTGGCCCATACGCAGCCTATTATTACACAGGTCGCTACCAGGACGTGGTTAACCTGGCGACTTTTACAATTGTGAATTCAGGCGTTCAAGAAATTGAAGAAACCTGGCTATGGCGCGGTCGCGCTCGCCTTGCGCTGGGTGATGTTGATGGTGCTATTGATGATTTTCATACTGCCTTAAAATTCCACCCGGGATGGGAGGCAGCACTGGCAGAACTTAATAACCTGGGGGTTAGCCCCTAA
- a CDS encoding ArsR/SmtB family transcription factor produces MKQQPEILWDKGSAYDLFTSLYILHRPEEYGLRPSWAAGVRSRLPIHLRDALERTQRVVYVPLAWLHALPEPKDAATVMEALKALSPEERLPALVFADKTDQQKVEQKNYLLSLNGKQRLTAQIERQITSYLPNQFRVTKEYLRTVFEAWVDREQFGNDLVLALEAYINNFFGEEEVRIKPAQEQALKDVQNLFREHDLLTVLETLSTGVRMESVSEFSTLIMAPSFWGAPFVFSDKLDDQTGIILFGARPEGTALIPGQLVPDELLNALKAIADPTRLRILHYLRENGPTNLSELAAILRLRPPTVIHHLQNLRLAGMISVTVSPKAERRYALRISGLDTTIYRLRIFLSGE; encoded by the coding sequence ATGAAGCAACAACCTGAAATTTTGTGGGACAAAGGCAGCGCCTATGACCTATTCACCAGCCTGTATATTCTGCATCGACCTGAAGAGTATGGCTTGCGCCCTTCCTGGGCAGCGGGCGTGCGCTCACGCTTGCCGATCCACTTGCGCGATGCCTTAGAGCGAACCCAGAGGGTGGTCTACGTCCCATTAGCGTGGCTGCATGCGCTCCCTGAGCCAAAGGACGCAGCCACTGTCATGGAAGCACTCAAAGCGCTATCACCGGAAGAGCGCTTACCTGCACTTGTGTTTGCAGACAAGACCGATCAACAAAAGGTAGAACAGAAAAACTACCTCTTATCGTTAAACGGCAAACAACGCCTGACGGCTCAAATCGAAAGACAAATCACGTCTTATCTCCCCAACCAATTCCGCGTTACCAAGGAATACTTGCGCACCGTCTTTGAAGCCTGGGTTGATCGTGAGCAGTTCGGGAACGACCTGGTCCTTGCCCTGGAAGCTTATATCAACAATTTTTTCGGAGAGGAAGAAGTTCGGATCAAACCTGCCCAGGAGCAAGCCTTGAAGGATGTCCAAAACCTGTTCCGTGAGCATGATCTATTAACCGTGCTGGAGACCCTTTCAACCGGGGTGCGTATGGAATCCGTCAGTGAGTTTTCAACCCTGATCATGGCGCCATCTTTTTGGGGTGCACCCTTTGTGTTTTCTGATAAGTTAGACGATCAAACCGGCATCATCCTGTTTGGCGCTCGACCGGAGGGAACAGCCCTGATTCCAGGGCAACTGGTTCCGGATGAATTGTTGAATGCCTTAAAAGCCATCGCCGACCCCACCCGTCTGCGAATTCTGCATTATTTGCGTGAAAACGGCCCCACCAATCTCAGTGAACTGGCTGCCATCCTGCGATTACGGCCACCAACGGTGATCCACCACCTGCAAAACCTGCGCCTGGCTGGGATGATCAGCGTGACGGTTTCACCCAAGGCAGAACGGCGCTACGCCCTGCGCATTAGCGGGCTGGACACAACCATTTATCGACTGCGGATTTTCCTCTCCGGAGAGTAA
- a CDS encoding serine hydrolase, with amino-acid sequence MKSKAFRWVLGGLGAFFILCSLVITLVEHNRFESQPLLFPAGSHVAGVPIGGLDAPSAQARLAEFYALPLVLTIDGSTIHADRQTLGFTFDPDALVAEAASQFDRGRFWDYLQGRNKPSTPIEVSLAANVATEQIHAFLQNEIVPRYSQPATQATPILNTTNFSAGEPGTRLQVDRAVTAIQAALLNPAQTAVELLLTESAPEPADIEALKTFLRHNIDWIGFNDLAEVYLLSLSSGQSIHFAQRHGELVAPDIAYTAASTIKIPIMVSVLRRIDEPTPQPVVNLFERMIAFSENPPADTLMSAYLDEVRGPLIVSEDLVELGMENTFLAGYFYLGAPLLQRFETPANTRTDVFLDPDIYNQTVPSEVGLLLGAIYTCAQDGSGLLTETFPGEITQSECQLMVDILAGNRIGLLIEAGLGLEAKAAHKHGWVQDLDGQLRFISDVAIVFSPGGDYVVNIFLYDAERMDFDHGNRLFARLSQTVYNFFNLDDQVYWWFD; translated from the coding sequence ATGAAATCTAAAGCCTTTCGCTGGGTTCTGGGTGGTTTGGGAGCCTTCTTTATCCTGTGCAGTCTGGTCATCACCCTGGTAGAGCACAACCGGTTTGAAAGCCAGCCGCTCCTGTTTCCGGCCGGCAGCCACGTCGCAGGCGTTCCCATTGGCGGCCTGGATGCTCCATCTGCCCAAGCCAGGCTGGCTGAGTTCTACGCCCTCCCCCTGGTGTTAACCATCGATGGCAGCACCATCCACGCCGATCGACAGACCCTGGGCTTCACCTTTGACCCTGATGCGCTGGTTGCTGAAGCTGCCAGCCAGTTTGATCGGGGTCGGTTTTGGGATTATTTACAAGGCCGGAACAAGCCTTCAACACCCATTGAGGTCTCTCTTGCCGCCAATGTCGCTACAGAGCAGATTCATGCTTTTCTGCAGAACGAGATTGTGCCGCGTTATTCCCAGCCTGCTACTCAAGCCACTCCCATCCTCAACACAACGAACTTCTCCGCTGGTGAACCCGGTACCCGCCTGCAGGTTGACCGGGCGGTCACCGCTATTCAGGCAGCTTTGCTCAACCCTGCTCAAACCGCGGTTGAACTGCTGCTGACGGAAAGCGCCCCTGAGCCGGCAGATATTGAAGCGCTGAAAACCTTCTTGCGTCACAATATCGACTGGATCGGGTTTAATGACCTGGCGGAGGTTTATTTGCTCTCGTTGAGCTCCGGGCAGAGCATCCATTTTGCCCAACGTCACGGCGAGCTGGTTGCCCCGGACATCGCCTATACCGCCGCCAGCACCATCAAGATCCCGATCATGGTCTCAGTCCTGCGGCGGATCGACGAACCTACCCCGCAGCCGGTGGTGAACTTATTTGAGCGAATGATTGCCTTCTCCGAAAATCCGCCGGCAGACACGCTCATGTCTGCATACCTGGACGAAGTGCGCGGTCCGTTGATCGTCAGTGAAGACCTGGTCGAGCTGGGCATGGAGAACACCTTCCTTGCCGGGTACTTCTACCTGGGCGCACCGCTCTTACAACGTTTTGAAACGCCTGCCAATACCCGTACGGATGTTTTCCTCGACCCGGATATCTATAACCAGACCGTGCCCTCAGAAGTCGGTCTGCTGTTGGGAGCGATCTACACCTGCGCACAGGATGGAAGCGGTTTGCTCACTGAGACCTTTCCGGGAGAGATCACCCAGTCGGAATGCCAGTTGATGGTTGACATCCTGGCTGGCAACCGCATCGGGTTGTTGATCGAAGCCGGCCTGGGGCTTGAGGCGAAAGCCGCCCACAAACATGGCTGGGTGCAGGACCTGGATGGTCAGTTGCGGTTTATCAGCGATGTGGCGATTGTCTTTTCCCCGGGCGGTGATTATGTTGTGAACATTTTCCTATATGATGCTGAGCGAATGGATTTTGACCATGGCAATCGATTATTCGCCAGACTCTCGCAGACGGTTTATAATTTCTTTAACCTCGACGATCAAGTGTACTGGTGGTTTGATTAG
- a CDS encoding PQQ-dependent sugar dehydrogenase has product MIKPFSLSKTGMAIAFILITAVVGTGIFSLLLPQLPAFAQDESNLPEISPLLVAAGLERPVGIAHAADGSGRLFIVEQQGQILILEAQRVETSFLDIRDRVASPASGGGNEQGLLGLAFPPDYAEKGYFYVYYTMRTGDNVLSRFFTTENPNLADPNSEEQILTFPHPQYQNHNGGQLAFGPDGYLYIGVGDGGSGGDPFGNAQNPASLNGKLLRIDVEMETSIYKPGSGSNTIIWDFNCLNGAGINYPSAYLIPADNPFRDDPEYRPEIWALGLRNPWRFSFDRENGDLYIADVGQDRWEEINYQPAGSGGGQNYGWNILEGKECYGSVSCDPDGLILPVHVYPNSSSPNCSITGGYVYRGDEIPALEGVYIFGDFCSGSIWGLQRDGDTWKQALLTSTSFMISAFGEDEQGEIYIADMIGGGIYKLNLK; this is encoded by the coding sequence ATGATCAAGCCTTTCAGTCTTTCTAAAACAGGGATGGCGATTGCTTTCATTCTCATCACTGCGGTGGTTGGCACAGGAATATTTTCTCTGCTCCTGCCCCAACTGCCGGCTTTCGCCCAGGATGAATCGAATTTACCTGAAATTTCACCCCTACTGGTGGCAGCCGGTCTGGAGCGACCGGTTGGCATTGCCCACGCCGCGGATGGCAGCGGGCGCCTGTTTATCGTTGAACAACAGGGGCAAATCTTGATCCTGGAAGCTCAACGGGTTGAGACATCCTTTTTAGACATCCGAGACCGGGTTGCTTCCCCTGCTTCGGGCGGCGGCAATGAACAAGGCTTGCTTGGGCTGGCTTTTCCGCCTGATTATGCCGAAAAAGGCTATTTCTATGTCTATTACACCATGCGCACTGGCGATAACGTCCTTTCCCGGTTTTTTACCACCGAAAACCCCAACCTGGCTGACCCCAATTCCGAAGAACAGATTTTAACCTTCCCCCACCCACAATACCAGAACCACAATGGGGGGCAACTGGCGTTTGGCCCCGATGGTTACCTGTATATCGGCGTCGGCGATGGCGGCAGCGGCGGTGACCCCTTTGGAAACGCCCAGAACCCCGCTTCATTAAATGGCAAGCTGTTGCGGATTGATGTCGAAATGGAAACCAGCATTTACAAACCCGGCTCGGGATCGAACACGATCATTTGGGATTTCAATTGCCTCAATGGCGCAGGGATAAACTACCCATCTGCTTATTTAATCCCTGCAGACAACCCCTTTCGCGACGATCCCGAATATCGCCCCGAAATTTGGGCTCTGGGATTGCGAAACCCCTGGCGCTTTTCCTTTGACCGTGAAAACGGCGATCTTTACATCGCCGATGTCGGTCAGGATCGCTGGGAAGAGATCAATTACCAGCCAGCAGGCAGCGGCGGCGGACAAAATTATGGCTGGAACATCCTGGAAGGAAAAGAATGCTATGGATCCGTTTCCTGCGATCCAGACGGGTTAATCCTGCCAGTGCATGTTTATCCAAATTCCTCTTCTCCGAATTGCTCCATTACCGGGGGGTATGTGTACCGGGGCGATGAAATTCCTGCCCTCGAAGGCGTGTATATTTTTGGAGATTTTTGCAGCGGCAGTATCTGGGGACTGCAAAGGGACGGTGACACCTGGAAACAGGCACTGCTGACCAGCACGAGTTTCATGATCAGCGCCTTTGGCGAAGATGAACAGGGTGAAATTTACATCGCGGATATGATCGGCGGCGGGATTTACAAACTGAACTTGAAATAA
- a CDS encoding CBS domain-containing protein, with protein sequence MNVIMTHEQADMDALASQLGAWLLFPDVIPLLPRSINRNGRRFLEQYGADLPYVAHKDLPREPVETLFLVDTQSLITIKGMSKETRIVVYDHHPQREDLNPEWECHLVSYGANTSQMVARIREQGIALTHIQATTLALGIYEDTGSFTYGSTTAEDLLAAGYCLSQGADLDIVNRFLYPPLTPGQRNLYERLLRDLHTFLVEDQTIMVAKANALDVKDEISSVAHKMRDVFNPDALLLLVATRQGIRLVARSTSDRVNVAAIAEAMGGGGHTRAASALVRPEGSADKTQLLRFLDEQYSSMIAGLDQHVKPVVSVESIMSKDPLILSPDTPVQEAHRLMQRYGYEGYPVVEEGQVVGLLNRREVDRAISHGLDLRVKSLMAAGDVKITPDASLETLQTLMAKTDWGQIPVVAPDSGEIIGIVTRTDLLKTLSPVLDVPTQEEVAQRLVRVVPPARLALLRALAVEADKVNLPIFVVGGFVRDLLLDHLSLDFDIVVEGDAIFFANRLAHRLGGRVLTHHRFGTAKWIIEEVVGELSAFLGISDQAELSNLPRSLDLITARTEFYEQPAALPTVESSSIKMDLHRRDFTINTLALRLDGEHFGKIHDYWGGLTDLRKGRIRVLHALSFVDDATRLLRAVRFEQRFGFQIEPRTLALMEESLPLLKRLSGARIRHEIALILAEPYAPKMLSRLDELGILYAIHPALPWDDDIQTQLHQLNHLEIEPFWELSDEYDSLTLRQMLGFLVWLGRLPESSLRSIASRLRWRSDFEKLMVATSKIVHDLPGLVGAPPSQVVLELENYPRTALFAAQLITPDEDVRRLVQQFVTQWALVTPTLSGDDLRGMGLRPSPVFGHILASLRAAWLDGSVRTAEEEQALLQKLLDDAATDGRNS encoded by the coding sequence ATGAACGTGATTATGACTCACGAGCAAGCTGATATGGATGCCCTTGCCTCGCAGTTGGGCGCCTGGCTGTTGTTTCCGGATGTAATCCCCTTATTACCCCGCAGCATCAACCGTAACGGTCGGCGCTTCCTGGAGCAGTACGGCGCCGATCTACCCTATGTTGCCCACAAAGACCTGCCACGCGAGCCGGTAGAAACGCTCTTCCTGGTGGATACCCAATCCTTGATCACTATCAAGGGGATGAGCAAAGAAACCCGCATTGTGGTTTATGATCATCACCCCCAACGGGAAGACCTCAACCCGGAATGGGAGTGTCACCTGGTATCTTACGGAGCCAATACCAGCCAGATGGTGGCACGCATCCGTGAGCAGGGCATCGCCCTGACCCACATCCAGGCAACAACATTAGCCCTGGGCATATATGAGGATACGGGCTCCTTCACCTATGGCTCTACGACTGCTGAAGACCTGCTGGCTGCCGGGTACTGTTTGTCCCAGGGCGCAGATCTGGACATTGTCAACCGTTTTCTCTACCCGCCGCTAACACCAGGGCAGCGCAATCTTTATGAACGGCTGTTAAGGGACCTTCATACGTTTCTCGTCGAAGATCAAACCATCATGGTGGCAAAAGCTAACGCCCTGGATGTTAAAGATGAAATATCCAGCGTGGCGCATAAAATGCGTGATGTATTCAACCCCGATGCGCTCTTGCTTTTGGTTGCCACCCGGCAGGGCATCCGCCTGGTGGCACGCTCAACCAGCGACCGGGTCAATGTTGCCGCCATTGCAGAAGCCATGGGGGGCGGTGGACACACGCGCGCCGCCTCAGCGCTGGTCAGGCCCGAAGGCTCTGCTGATAAAACCCAGCTTCTCCGGTTTCTTGACGAACAGTATTCCAGCATGATCGCTGGACTGGATCAACACGTTAAACCGGTGGTGAGCGTGGAATCGATCATGTCGAAAGACCCGCTGATCCTCTCTCCGGATACCCCGGTGCAGGAGGCCCATCGTTTGATGCAGCGTTATGGCTACGAGGGTTACCCGGTAGTCGAAGAGGGGCAGGTGGTCGGTTTACTTAATCGGCGCGAGGTGGACCGGGCGATCAGCCACGGGTTGGATCTACGCGTAAAAAGCTTGATGGCAGCAGGTGATGTGAAAATCACCCCGGATGCCTCGTTGGAAACCCTGCAAACCCTGATGGCAAAAACAGATTGGGGGCAGATACCTGTGGTGGCGCCGGATAGCGGCGAAATTATCGGGATTGTCACCCGCACAGACCTTCTAAAGACGCTCAGCCCCGTGCTGGATGTGCCTACCCAGGAAGAGGTTGCCCAAAGGCTGGTTCGGGTTGTCCCTCCCGCGCGCCTGGCATTGTTACGCGCCCTGGCGGTTGAAGCCGATAAGGTCAATCTGCCGATATTTGTCGTTGGCGGCTTTGTGCGCGACCTGCTACTTGATCATCTCAGCCTTGATTTTGACATTGTGGTAGAAGGAGATGCGATCTTCTTTGCTAACCGCCTGGCACACCGGCTTGGCGGACGAGTGCTCACACACCATCGTTTTGGCACCGCAAAATGGATCATCGAGGAGGTTGTCGGAGAACTGAGTGCGTTTCTCGGCATTAGCGACCAGGCTGAACTTTCAAACCTGCCTAGAAGCCTTGACCTGATTACCGCGCGCACTGAATTTTATGAACAACCTGCAGCCTTGCCTACTGTAGAAAGCAGCAGCATAAAAATGGACCTGCACCGGCGCGATTTCACCATCAACACCCTCGCCCTGCGCCTGGATGGGGAGCATTTTGGCAAAATTCATGATTATTGGGGCGGGTTGACGGATTTGCGCAAAGGGCGCATCCGCGTGTTGCACGCATTGTCCTTTGTTGATGATGCCACCCGCTTACTGCGGGCAGTGCGTTTTGAGCAGCGTTTTGGCTTTCAAATCGAGCCGCGCACCCTGGCTCTGATGGAAGAAAGCCTGCCCCTGCTCAAGCGGCTCTCTGGTGCACGAATCAGGCATGAGATTGCCCTTATCCTGGCAGAGCCTTATGCCCCCAAAATGCTTTCTCGCCTTGATGAACTGGGAATTTTGTATGCCATCCATCCTGCCTTGCCCTGGGATGATGACATTCAAACCCAATTACACCAGCTCAACCATCTTGAAATTGAACCGTTTTGGGAACTGTCTGACGAATATGACAGTCTGACCCTCAGGCAGATGCTTGGCTTCCTGGTATGGTTGGGTCGGCTGCCTGAATCAAGTTTACGCTCAATTGCTTCAAGATTACGCTGGAGAAGCGATTTCGAGAAATTGATGGTGGCAACCAGCAAGATCGTCCATGACTTACCCGGTCTGGTGGGCGCCCCGCCCAGCCAGGTTGTGCTTGAACTGGAGAATTACCCCCGAACAGCGCTTTTTGCTGCCCAGTTGATCACCCCCGACGAGGACGTTCGCAGGCTGGTGCAACAATTTGTCACCCAGTGGGCTCTGGTCACACCAACCCTATCCGGGGATGATCTACGTGGGATGGGCTTGCGCCCCTCCCCGGTCTTTGGACATATCCTGGCATCTTTACGCGCCGCCTGGCTGGATGGTTCAGTGCGGACCGCCGAAGAAGAGCAGGCTTTGCTTCAGAAATTGCTGGACGACGCAGCCACTGACGGGCGCAATTCATAA
- a CDS encoding MFS transporter → MKSQQRPPHNPEGVVRTYIKRVRAFSPNARIYLISIIIYGAGFGIHRILFNFFLRSLGYDETFMGLLSTVNSMTVLISALPMGYLADRLGRKSTLVLAVLLTGASIIFMVGFPSTGILIVTNILMGIGSSLGAVVSGPFMMENSGEEERTYLFSMQSGLQMAANSAGDWLGGYLPSWFGKIFNVSPVSSTAYAWAIGMAGALVISTVIPRLALRGDKEIHESRAAFAPIAFGRKHPGLLAKLLLPMFVTSIGAGLIMPFMNIFFSNVHQQPDPVIGALMAWGSLAMGVGLILAPAFADRYGKIRVVVFSQAISIPFLIILGFSPMFWMSAGAYFVRLTLMNMSTPVYQTFVMEQVEADSRAMVASLNSMVNSFGRAFSPVLSGWMQVNYGFGPPFTGTIITYIIAIGMYYAFFLRGKKRAV, encoded by the coding sequence TTGAAGTCTCAGCAAAGACCGCCTCACAATCCGGAGGGAGTGGTCAGAACCTACATTAAACGCGTCCGCGCATTTAGCCCTAATGCGCGGATTTATTTAATCAGCATCATCATCTATGGGGCGGGGTTCGGTATTCATCGTATCCTGTTCAATTTTTTCCTGCGTAGCCTGGGTTATGATGAAACTTTTATGGGGCTGCTCTCGACGGTCAACAGCATGACCGTGTTGATTTCCGCCCTGCCCATGGGCTATTTAGCCGACCGATTGGGGCGAAAGTCGACCCTTGTCCTTGCCGTCCTGTTGACCGGCGCATCCATCATATTCATGGTGGGCTTCCCCTCAACGGGCATCCTGATTGTCACAAACATCCTGATGGGCATTGGTTCCAGCCTGGGCGCCGTGGTCAGCGGCCCGTTTATGATGGAAAACAGCGGTGAAGAGGAGCGCACTTACCTGTTCAGCATGCAATCAGGCTTGCAGATGGCCGCCAATTCTGCCGGTGATTGGTTGGGCGGCTATTTACCCTCCTGGTTTGGCAAAATTTTCAATGTGTCCCCCGTCAGCTCAACTGCCTACGCCTGGGCAATTGGCATGGCGGGCGCGCTGGTGATCAGCACGGTCATTCCCCGCTTGGCACTGAGGGGGGACAAAGAAATACATGAGAGCCGCGCAGCCTTCGCACCGATTGCCTTTGGCCGGAAACACCCGGGGTTGCTGGCAAAGTTGCTGCTACCCATGTTTGTCACCTCGATTGGCGCCGGGTTAATCATGCCTTTTATGAATATTTTCTTCAGCAACGTACACCAACAGCCTGACCCGGTGATTGGTGCGCTGATGGCTTGGGGTTCTTTAGCCATGGGGGTGGGCCTGATCCTCGCCCCGGCTTTTGCCGATCGCTATGGCAAGATTCGTGTGGTGGTCTTCAGCCAGGCAATCTCAATTCCTTTTTTAATCATATTGGGCTTTTCACCCATGTTTTGGATGAGCGCAGGCGCGTATTTCGTCCGCCTGACCCTGATGAATATGAGCACCCCCGTCTACCAGACTTTTGTAATGGAGCAAGTTGAGGCCGATTCCCGCGCCATGGTGGCCAGCCTTAACAGCATGGTCAACAGCTTTGGGCGGGCGTTCAGCCCGGTGCTCAGCGGGTGGATGCAGGTGAATTACGGCTTTGGCCCGCCCTTTACGGGCACAATCATCACCTACATCATCGCCATCGGGATGTATTATGCCTTCTTCCTGCGCGGGAAAAAGCGGGCTGTCTGA